The genomic DNA CCAGCGTGAGCGACACCGTCCGGCGGCTGCCGTCGCGGATGAGTCGCACGGCGATCTCGTCGCCGGGACTGGTCTCCAGCGCCAGGTAGATCGAGAGATCGTTCAGCGCCTCGATGGGCGTCTCGTCCAGCCCGACGACCACGTCGCCGCCGGTCGGGACCTCGACGCCGTTGACGGTCGTCGAGCCGGTCGACCCCTGGAGCACCCCCTCGGAGGGGGCGTCCTCGCGGACGGAGGCGACGTAGGCTCCGCTGACCGCGGGGAGGTCGTTGGCCTCCGCGAGCAGCGGCGTGACCCCGCGGAGCCCGACGCCCATGAACGAGTGGGTGTACTCGCCGGTCTCGACGAGCGCCGGCACCACCCGCGTCGAGAGCGCCGCGCTGACCGCGAACGCGATGTTGTCGCCGCCGCCGGAGTTGACCACGCCCACCACGTTCGCGTCCAGGTCGACCAGCGGCCCCCCGGAGTTGCCGGGGTTGGCGGCCGCGTCCGTCTGGACCGCGTCGGGGATGACGAAGTTGTTCGCGGCCGGGAGCGACCGGTCGACGCCGCTGACGATGCCAGCCGAGGCCGACTGCCCCAGCCCGAACGGCGCGCCAACGGCCAGTACCTCGGTCCCGACGGGCGCCTCGCGCTCGACGAACGAGAGCGGTCGCGCGTAGTCGGGCAGCGACCCGACCTCGATGACCGCGAGGTCGGAGTAGACGTCCGCCCCGACCACGGACCCCTCGCGCCAGTCCTGCCGCGCGAAGCCGACCTCGAACGTGTCCGCCCCCTCGACGACGTGCTGGTTGGTGACGACGTGGCCGTCGTAGACGAAGCCCGAGCCCTGGCCGGCGCGCCCGTCCGGCCCGTACGCCCGGACGACCGCGACGCTCGGGGTCGTCGCCCGGTACGCCTCGGTGTAGCGGTTCTCCCGGGTCGCGGTCGGGTCCGGGTTCGTCGACCCGTCGCCATCGGCCGGTCCCTCGGCCGGGTCCTCGGGCTGGTCGGCGGTGCTGCCGACGAACCCGCTGGCGCAGCCGGCCAGCGCCGCCGTCGTCCCCGCAGCACCCAGCAGGAACGCGCGCCGGGACTGCCGACCGCCTGCACCGGGCCGCTCTTCGTGCCCGTCGTTGCCGTCGTTCACACGCTGGATTCGTGGGCCCCGGGCAAAGACCCTCCGCCCTCTGGTGTGCGTGCCGACGACCCGCCCGCTACTCCCCGACCGGCTGTGTCCGCAGGTCGTCGAGGGTGTCCTCCAGTTCGCCCAGCCGGGTCTCGAGGTCGTCCCGGCGGTCGAGCAGGTTACTCAGCTCCTCGGTGTTGACGGTGTCCTCGTGTTCGACGGCGTTCTCCAGCGTCTCGGCGGTGGCGCCGACGAGGAAGGCCGCGACCTGCAGGAGTTCGTCGGGGGACTCGCGCGATTCGAGGAGTTCGACGCCGCCCGAGTAGAGCTGGTACCGGATGAGCGGCACCTGCTCGCGCTCCCGGTAGGCCCCCGAGAAGTTCACGCCGGTCACGGGGTTCTCCCGGCCCATGTCGACCTCGTCGCGGACGATGCGGAAGGGGCGGGCGAGCTGGCCGTGGGCCTCGCCCAGCCGCCGGAGTCGGTCCGCCGTGTCGTCGTCGAACTGCTCGGCCACGTCCGCGAAGAACTGGTCGTTGCCGTTGCAGCAGAGACACAGCGTGAGGAAGGTGTCGTGGTCGGTCCGGGCCATCTCGCGCAGGCGCTCCCGGACGTGCTCGGCCTCGCCCACCAGCAGGTCCGCCTCCAGTTCGTCCAGCACGTCGCGGGCGGCCCGCTCGCGGTCGAGGAACGGCTCCACGAACGTCCGCGGCGGCTCCGCCTCGGCATCGTCGTCCCCCGTCATGGCTCCCGTTTGCGGGTGGGGTGGTAACGCTCTTGTGGTGGTTCGGGTCGCGGTGGCGTGGGTCGGGGCCACGTGGTCGGGGGGTACCACGGACCACTTCCACCCCGCCGCACGAACCCTTTTGCCCGAGAGCGAACAACCGGGGGGCGTGGCGACGAGTGACGGGCCCGGGTACCTGCGCTTCTTCCCCTACGACCAGCCGTACGACCACCAGCACGACGCGATGGAGGCCATCCGCGAGGCGCTGGTCACGGAGCGGGACGTGCTGTTCGAGGGGGCCTGTGGGACCGGCAAGACGCTGGCGGCGCTGGCCCCGGCGCTGGAGTACGGCCGGGCCGCGAACAAGACCGTCGTCATCACGACCAACGTCCACCAGCAGACCCGCCAGTTCATCGAGGAGGCCCGGGCCATCAACGCGGCCGAACCGCTCCGGGCGGTCGTCTTCCGCGGCAAGGGGTCGATGTGCCACATCGACGTGGACTACCAGGAGTGCCAGGCGCTCCGCGACGCGACGAGGGAGGTGGTCGACCAGGCCGAGGACGTGGCCGCGCTGGAACAGCAGGCCGCCGAGCTGCGCGAGGCGGCGAACGGCGACGCCGGGGCGGCGAACGGCGCGAGCGACCTCGGGGAGGCCCGCACCGCGGTGCTGGACGAGCTGCAGGCCGCCGAGGACCAGCTCGAGAGCGTCGAGGCCGACGCCAACGTCTGCGAGCGCTACCAGCGCAACCTGACCGGCGACACGAGCGACTTCTACGACTGGCTGTACGCCGACGTGCGCACGCCCGACGAGATCTACGACGCGGCCCACGAGGCCGGTTTCTGCGGGTACGAGCTGCTGAAGGAGGGGATGGAGGGGGTCGATCTCGTCGTCTGCAACTACCACCACCTGCTCGACCCGACCATCCGCGAGCAGTTCTTCCGGTGGCTGGACCGCGACCCCGAGGACATCGTGGCGGTGTTCGACGAGGCCCACAACATCGAGGACTCGGCCCGCGACCACGCCACCCGCACCTGCAACGAGGTGACGCTGGCGAGCGCGCTGGACGAACTCGACGAGACCGACGACTTCCGGGTCGACCCCGCAGAGCGGGTCATCCGGGCGTTCCACGACGCGCTGGTCGACGTCTACGAGGCCGGGATGAGCTTCGGCGCCCGCGAGGCACTCGGCGAGGACTGGGAGGACGTTACCATCGACGCCGACACGGGCCGCGACGACCTCACGATGGCGTTCCTGGAGCGCTACGAGGGCCCCGGGTACAAGCAGGACCTCGAACACGCGCTGAACCTCGGGAAGACGCTCGACCAGGCCTACCAGGAGGCGTACAAGGACGGCGAGACGACGACGCGCAAGGAGTGCCAGACCCTGGCGGCGGCGGGCTTCATCGGCGACTGGATGGACGGCTCCGCGGAGCCGGGCCAGTATCCCGTCGTCAGCGTCCGCCGCACCGAGGCCGGCGTCCGCGGCCGGGCGGAGCTGTACACCTGCATCCCGCGGCAGGTGACCGAGCCGCTGTTCGACGACCTGCACGCCTCCGTCCTGATGTCGGCCACCCTCCGCCCGTTCGACGTCCAGCGTGACGTGCTGGGGCTCGAGGATCCGGTGACGATGGCGTACGGGCTCCAGTTCCCGCCCGAGCGCCGGCGCACCTTCGCGGTCACCTCGCCCGCGCTGTTCGCCAGCAAGCGCGATGACCCCGACGTGCAGGACACGGTCGCGGGCACCATCGAGGACGCCGTCCGGTTCACGCCGGGCAACACGCTCGTCTTCTGTCCCTCCTACGCCGAGGCCGAGCGCTACTACGACCGCGTCGGGACCGACGCGACGCCCTACCTCGACCGCCCGGGTGAGCGCGCCGAGGACCTCCGCGAGCGGTTCACCGCGGGCGACGACGGGGTGTTGTTCACCTCGCTGTGGGGCACGCTCGCCGAGGGCGTGAGCTACGACGGGGACGACGCCCGCACGGTGCTGGTCGTCGGGGTCCCGTACCCGCATCTCGACGACCGGATGGAGGCCGTCGAGGACGCCTTCGCGGGTGCGTTCGGTGGCGACGAGGAGCAGGGCTGGCGCTACGCCGTCGAGATCCCGACCGTCCGCAAGACGCGCCAGGCACTCGGGCGCGTCGTGCGTTCGCCGGAGGACTTCGGGGTCCGCGCGCTCGTCGACGAGCGCTACGCCCGCTCGCGGGCCGACGACCTCGGCCAGTACTCCGTCCACGACACCTTCCCCGAGGAGGAGCGCGAGGAGCTGCTGGACATCGCGCCCGAGAAACTGAAGTTCGCGATGCTGAACTTCTACCAGGAGATGGACGCCTACGACGGTGACCCGCCACGGCCGTGACCGGCCCGGTCGTTACACGCCCGGTCCCGGCTCCCCCGTCCGGAGGGCGAACTGCAGGCCCATCTCGTGTTCGACGAACAGTGCGAGTGCGAGGAGGAGCAGTCCGACCGACGCCCCGAGGTCGCCCACCATGGGTGCGGCGAACGGCACCGAGTCGACACCGGCCGCGGCGAGCAGGTCCGGCCGGAACACGAGCGCGAGCCACACCGTCCCGCCCAGTGCCTCGACGAACGTGAAGAGGGCCGTCCCCGGCGTCACGAGGCTGCTGAACAGTCCTCGACCCCTGAGTACGTTGTCCTCTATCGAGTGCTGCGGGAGCATGAGGACGAACAGTACGACCCCGGCGATACCGACGCCGGTCAACCCACCGAGCCGTTCCGCGACGCCGAGCCAGAGTATCCATATCAGCGCCTCCGAGAGGCTGAACGTCGCGATCGCTCCCAGCCGAAAGGAGAAGCCGTTGACGACGACGGTGTTGATGAGGGCCTCGAGCACCAGTCCGGCGAGGAGAATCCCGGCGCCGACGAGGGCCAGCCTCGAGAGCGTCGGCGCGTCTCGTACGAGTGCCAACCAGATGCCGAGGGTGAGCGTCTCGACGATGGTGAACACTGCAACGCCGACCGTCCGCCCGAGTGACCGGATGATCGTCATCTGGCTCTCGACTCGTTCACCATCGGATATAGTTAGGCGCCGTGTGAAGCCCCCCGTCCCCGGGGCGACCCCCGGCGGATGCGACTCCAGGCCGCGACCCGCTTCGGGTACGACGGTGGGCCCGGTCGCGCCCGCATCGCCGACGCCGGCGCTGTACCGCCGCCACGACACCGACCCACCCCTTCGGAACCCTTTTAGACGAACCCCGGCCACGTAGTGGTAATGAGTGACCTCACGGAGGAGTACCAACTGGAGTACTTCCGGGAGGAGGGGTTCGTCCGGCGGGAGTGTCCGGAGTGCGGCGACCATTTCTGGACACGCGACGAGGACCGCGAGCTCTGCGGTGAACCCCCCTGCGAGGAGTACGGCTTCATCGACGACCCCGGCTTCGACGAGGCGCACACGCTGACGGAGATGCGGGAGGCGTTCCTCTCGTACTTCGAGGACCACGACCACGAGCGCATCGAGCCGTACCCGGTCGCGGCCAACCGGTGGCGCGACGACGTGCTGCTGACGCAGGCCTCCATCTACGACTTCCAGCCGCTCGTCACGTCGGGCAAGACGCCGCCGCCGGCCAACCCGCTGTGTATCTCCCAGCCCTGCATCCGGATGCAGGACATCGACAACGTGGGCAAGACCGGGCGCCACACGATGGCGTTCGAGATGATGGCCCACCACGCGTTCAACGCCCGTACCGACATCGAGGATCCCGACCAGTACGCCTACCAGGGCGAGGTCTACTGGAAGGACCGCACCGTCGAA from Haloglomus litoreum includes the following:
- a CDS encoding S1C family serine protease, with the protein product MLGAAGTTAALAGCASGFVGSTADQPEDPAEGPADGDGSTNPDPTATRENRYTEAYRATTPSVAVVRAYGPDGRAGQGSGFVYDGHVVTNQHVVEGADTFEVGFARQDWREGSVVGADVYSDLAVIEVGSLPDYARPLSFVEREAPVGTEVLAVGAPFGLGQSASAGIVSGVDRSLPAANNFVIPDAVQTDAAANPGNSGGPLVDLDANVVGVVNSGGGDNIAFAVSAALSTRVVPALVETGEYTHSFMGVGLRGVTPLLAEANDLPAVSGAYVASVREDAPSEGVLQGSTGSTTVNGVEVPTGGDVVVGLDETPIEALNDLSIYLALETSPGDEIAVRLIRDGSRRTVSLTLGERPDP
- a CDS encoding ATP-dependent DNA helicase, with the protein product MATSDGPGYLRFFPYDQPYDHQHDAMEAIREALVTERDVLFEGACGTGKTLAALAPALEYGRAANKTVVITTNVHQQTRQFIEEARAINAAEPLRAVVFRGKGSMCHIDVDYQECQALRDATREVVDQAEDVAALEQQAAELREAANGDAGAANGASDLGEARTAVLDELQAAEDQLESVEADANVCERYQRNLTGDTSDFYDWLYADVRTPDEIYDAAHEAGFCGYELLKEGMEGVDLVVCNYHHLLDPTIREQFFRWLDRDPEDIVAVFDEAHNIEDSARDHATRTCNEVTLASALDELDETDDFRVDPAERVIRAFHDALVDVYEAGMSFGAREALGEDWEDVTIDADTGRDDLTMAFLERYEGPGYKQDLEHALNLGKTLDQAYQEAYKDGETTTRKECQTLAAAGFIGDWMDGSAEPGQYPVVSVRRTEAGVRGRAELYTCIPRQVTEPLFDDLHASVLMSATLRPFDVQRDVLGLEDPVTMAYGLQFPPERRRTFAVTSPALFASKRDDPDVQDTVAGTIEDAVRFTPGNTLVFCPSYAEAERYYDRVGTDATPYLDRPGERAEDLRERFTAGDDGVLFTSLWGTLAEGVSYDGDDARTVLVVGVPYPHLDDRMEAVEDAFAGAFGGDEEQGWRYAVEIPTVRKTRQALGRVVRSPEDFGVRALVDERYARSRADDLGQYSVHDTFPEEEREELLDIAPEKLKFAMLNFYQEMDAYDGDPPRP